From the genome of Acropora palmata chromosome 4, jaAcrPala1.3, whole genome shotgun sequence, one region includes:
- the LOC141878657 gene encoding uncharacterized protein LOC141878657: MFILRKLYEEGRKVSSQICVGSKVISLQSGNLKFVDSFCFIPQPLASFPATFGLTELKKGFFPHLFNTVANQTYVGPIPAKDYYDPEGMSEAKCTEFTEWYDVQTAKGYVFNMKIEIIACCQSDVRMLKEGCLRFQKEFEEQAGFNPFEKCITIASSCMRYFRKVWLQPNLIAVEPSLGWHGSRTNQSMKALEWLHWCEHKLRPHSSSEDGHISQHLLKGEDPIADRIAHMGNRGEHRVRTSCHKYEVDGFDKVTKTVYEFHGCYIHGCPRCHKGETRNKSRLHPDRTLGELFEETEAKETNLRAFGYNVVTMWECDWERLKQQCEDIRACLSDHPIHTPLNPRDAFYGGRTNAVVLHSTTDEAKGEKIHFVDVMSLYPWVNKYCQYPVGHPEIKTHLDGNDLSAYFGLAKVDVIPPPSLYHPVLPLRSSGKLIFPLCRTCVDIEMGKRIMLERTWVCSHTPQQRMMTGTWCTPELEKAVSLGYEIIRIHEVWHFPRYKTGLFKDYVNTWLKIKVEASGWPSGPARDPDHPQCQEARQLYVREYLAREGINLDPDEIVKNPGRKATAKLMLNSFWGKFGERLNKCQVEQVTTPARFYDLLRDASVVIHAVRVANENMLDVTYNLTDQTALKSDRTNIFVAAFTTCWARLKLYSYLEMVKDNALYYDTDSVIYKWRPGQAKIPLGNFLGDMTDELEDPEDYIVEFVSGGPKNYGYRTLKGQVCCKIRGFTLNKRGKQQLNYDILKQMVIQELREPHDNPRQIPVAHRNPIKTLPASFQETSR, from the coding sequence ATGTTTATTCTCCGCAAATTATACGAAGAAGGTCGTAAGGTGTCCAGTCAGATATGTGTAGGATCTAAAGTGATAAGTCTGCAATCAGGGAATCTCAAATTCGTGGACAGCTTTTGTTTCATCCCACAGCCCTTGGCATCATTTCCAGCCACCTTTGGCCTTACGGAACTTAAAAAGGGATTCTTTCCGCATTTATTTAACACGGTTGCCAACCAGACGTATGTGGGACCCATCCCCGCCAAAGATTATTACGATCCTGAGGGGATGTCAGAAGCCAAGTGCACCGAGTTCACTGAATGGTATGATGTGCAGACAGCGAAGGGGTATGTTTTCAATATGAAGATCGAAATTATTGCGTGTTGCCAATCGGACGTCCGGATGTTGAAAGAAGGATGTCttcgttttcaaaaagagtTTGAAGAGCAGGCAGGGTTTAACCCCTTCGAGAAGTGTATCACAATCGCTTCGTCTTGCATGAGGTATTTCCGGAAAGTTTGGTTGCAACCCAACCTTATCGCTGTTGAACCCTCATTGGGCTGGCATGGCAGTCGTACAAACCAAAGCATGAAAGCTTTGGAGTGGCTTCACTGGTGCGAACACAAACTTCGCCCTCACAGCTCGTCTGAAGATGGTCACATCTCTCAACACCTGCTAAAGGGTGAAGATCCCATAGCTGATCGCATTGCTCATATGGGCAATCGTGGTGAGCATCGCGTTCGGACTTCCTGCCATAAATATGAAGTGGACGGCTTTGATAAAGTTACCAAGACTGTGTACGAATTCCACGGGTGCTACATCCACGGCTGCCCACGCTGCCACAAGGGTGAAACCCGCAACAAGAGCCGGCTACATCCAGACCGCACCCTTGGTGAATTGTTTGAGGAAACAGAGGCGAAAGAAACGAACTTGCGTGCATTTGGGTACAACGTCGTTACCATGTGGGAGTGCGACTGGGAGCGCCTCAAACAGCAGTGTGAGGACATCCGAGCATGCCTCTCTGACCATCCAATCCACACACCTCTAAACCCAAGGGATGCGTTTTACGGTGGTCGCACCAATGCAGTTGTGCTGCACTCCACTACTGATGAGGCCAAAGGGGAAAAAATCCATTTTGTGGATGTTATGTCTCTGTACCCGTGGGTGAACAAGTACTGCCAATATCCAGTTGGGCACCCCGAGATCAAGACACATTTGGATGGTAACGATTTGTCTGCGTACTTTGGCCTGGCCAAGGTAGACGTGATCCCTCCTCCGTCCCTTTATCACCCAGTGTTGCCATTGCGCAGCAGCGGAAAACTCATTTTCCCCTTGTGCCGCACGTGTGTCGACATTGAGATGGGCAAACGGATCATGCTTGAGAGGACCTGGGTATGTTCTCACACTCCCCAGCAGCGGATGATGACTGGAACGTGGTGCACCCCCGAGCTGGAGAAAGCAGTATCCCTAGGCTACGAAATCATCAGAATCCACGAGGTGTGGCACTTTCCGCGGTACAAAACCGGTCTCTTTAAGGACTATGTTAATACCTGGCTCAAGATTAAAGTAGAAGCCAGCGGTTGGCCTTCAGGACCCGCCCGTGATCCGGATCATCCTCAGTGCCAAGAAGCTCGACAGCTTTACGTGAGAGAGTACTTAGCAAGGGAAGGCATTAATCTTGATCCTGATGAAATTGTCAAGAACCCAGGACGTAAAGCCACTGCCAAATTGATGCTCAATTCTTTTTGGGGCAAGTTCGGTGAGCGTCTCAACAAGTGCCAAGTGGAGCAGGTCACCACTCCCGCGCGTTTCTACGATCTTTTGCGGGATGCCTCGGTAGTCATTCACGCCGTGCGTGTTGCCAATGAAAACATGTTAGATGTGACGTACAATCTGACTGATCAAACGGCACTTAAGAGCGACCGAACGAACATCTTCGTTGCGGCTTTTACAACCTGCTGGGCTCGTCTCAAACTGTACAGTTACCTAGAGATGGTGAAGGACAATGCGTTGTACTATGACACCGATTCGGTTATTTACAAATGGCGGCCTGGACAAGCGAAGATTCCACTTGGAAACTTCTTGGGCGACATGACCGACGAGCTAGAAGACCCCGAGGATTATATTGTGGAGTTCGTATCGGGGGGTCCAAAAAACTACGGCTATCGGACCCTGAAAGGTCAAGTGTGCTGCAAGATACGTGGATTCACGCTAAACAAGCGGGGAAAGCAGCAACTCAATTATGATATCCTCAAGCAGATGGTCATACAAGAGTTGCGGGAGCCTCATGACAATCCACGGCAAATCCCAGTTGCACACCGTAACCCAATTAAAACATTACCAGCTAGTTTTCAAGAAACGAGTCGTTGA